The Sulfurimonas lithotrophica genome includes a region encoding these proteins:
- a CDS encoding tetratricopeptide repeat protein, which yields MDELLAQDKLQLKRVDSAIKRLSESGIILIGVDTQKLSDSFREYLLSEHNLLQITPTNELLKTIAFDKSIDKTKTLLVNIFNYQEQEDIVEHLQFQRDYIYENNIKLVLILSNEMFSLLQSKGDLFSTTKYAHTFFDHSVDNSFEEKNDKLNKAIKNYENYLKEEIKYNNVILDLLFKIIDEAYSISYNQLALEFCNIALKYTLNTNQKIILYSYLGNFYNNISEYSKSINYSNKLLKISKKYKHKKAQAVALNNLGNAYDNLSKYNIALDYHKDSEKICKEIGDKHGVATSLGNIGSIYAELYDFNQALKYQVESLKIKEKLGDKQGIANSLGNIGNIYTNSANYEKALEYLNSSLKIQKQIGDKFGIAISLGNIGSVYLELSDFEKALTYQYDSLKIKEEIGDKHGVATSLGNIGSIYLELSDFEKALKYQYDSLKIKEEIGDKRGIISSLNNIGSIYIKLSDFNKAKQYLNNSLNLSKEIKSKSNIATTYNHFGKISLELEDYDKALKYQNDSLKIKREIDDKEGIANSFEGIGQIYSKQGSYTKSFDYFNKALKISKKIKSISLEANILKDMAHIYIKQNKYKEAKLHLIQSRNIYEAMSMQKEVEDINKELKELNI from the coding sequence ATGGATGAGCTTTTAGCACAAGACAAACTACAACTAAAAAGAGTAGATTCAGCTATTAAAAGATTATCTGAATCAGGAATAATCTTAATAGGTGTAGACACACAAAAGCTCTCAGATAGTTTTCGTGAGTACTTATTATCTGAACATAACCTACTTCAAATTACACCTACTAATGAATTACTAAAAACAATAGCTTTTGATAAGAGCATAGATAAAACCAAAACATTACTTGTAAATATTTTCAATTATCAAGAACAAGAAGATATAGTAGAACATCTTCAATTTCAACGAGATTATATCTATGAAAATAATATTAAATTAGTTTTAATATTATCAAATGAAATGTTTAGCTTGCTTCAATCAAAAGGTGACCTGTTTTCCACTACAAAATATGCACATACATTTTTTGACCACTCAGTAGATAATAGTTTTGAAGAAAAAAATGATAAACTTAATAAAGCTATTAAAAACTATGAAAATTATTTAAAAGAAGAGATTAAATATAATAATGTTATCTTAGATTTATTGTTCAAAATTATAGATGAAGCCTATTCAATTAGTTATAACCAATTAGCTTTGGAGTTTTGTAACATTGCTTTGAAATATACACTTAATACTAATCAAAAGATTATACTATATTCTTATCTAGGCAATTTTTATAACAATATTTCAGAGTACTCCAAATCAATTAATTATTCAAATAAACTTTTAAAAATTTCAAAAAAATATAAACATAAAAAAGCTCAAGCTGTAGCATTAAATAATCTTGGTAATGCTTATGACAATTTATCAAAATATAATATTGCACTTGATTATCATAAAGATTCAGAAAAAATATGTAAGGAGATAGGAGACAAACATGGCGTGGCAACATCTCTTGGCAATATTGGAAGTATCTATGCTGAACTTTATGATTTTAATCAGGCTTTAAAATATCAAGTTGAATCCCTAAAAATTAAGGAAAAACTTGGTGATAAGCAAGGTATCGCAAACTCATTAGGTAATATTGGGAATATATACACAAATTCTGCTAATTATGAAAAAGCTCTAGAATATCTTAATAGTTCACTAAAAATACAAAAACAAATTGGTGATAAATTTGGTATTGCAATATCTTTAGGAAATATTGGAAGTGTGTACTTAGAATTATCTGATTTTGAAAAAGCTTTAACATACCAATATGATTCTTTAAAAATTAAAGAAGAAATTGGTGATAAACATGGCGTGGCAACATCTCTTGGCAATATTGGAAGTATATATCTAGAACTATCTGATTTTGAAAAAGCTTTAAAATATCAATATGATTCTTTAAAAATCAAAGAAGAAATTGGCGATAAAAGAGGTATTATAAGTTCGTTAAATAATATAGGAAGTATCTATATAAAACTATCTGACTTTAATAAAGCTAAACAATATTTAAATAATTCTCTAAACTTAAGTAAAGAAATAAAAAGTAAATCTAATATTGCAACTACATATAATCATTTTGGAAAGATTTCTTTAGAATTAGAAGACTATGATAAAGCTTTGAAATATCAAAATGATTCATTAAAAATTAAACGAGAGATAGATGATAAAGAAGGTATAGCTAACTCATTTGAAGGAATTGGACAAATATATTCAAAACAAGGAAGTTATACTAAATCTTTTGATTACTTTAATAAAGCTCTTAAAATATCTAAAAAAATAAAATCTATATCTTTAGAAGCAAATATATTAAAAGATATGGCTCATATATATATAAAACAAAATAAATATAAAGAAGCAAAACTACATCTAATACAAAGCAGAAATATATATGAAGCTATGAGTATGCAAAAAGAAGTTGAAGATATAAATAAAGAATTAAAGGAACTAAATATATGA
- a CDS encoding DUF4405 domain-containing protein, with amino-acid sequence MKKITSLSLAFSFLIMSYTGVILYIVPQGKIAYWSDWHLLGLSKTQYGDIHSTSMFTMLFFAFLHIYYNWKPLISYIKDKSKNISFTKKELLIAFGINIFFVLGTLYMFEPIKSLIDFQNGIKDYWAKEYGEPPYGHAEESRLSFIAKRQNIDLEQAKKNLSSKGISFQEDDTLLDIARSNSIAPSEVYKIMQPKSNNMQKPEGIPTSLGRRTLQELHDMGKIDLTNSIKILKSRSLDANPNDRIKQIADELGLRPIDVYQLIKLR; translated from the coding sequence ATGAAAAAAATAACATCACTTAGCCTTGCTTTTTCGTTTTTGATAATGAGCTATACCGGTGTTATACTATACATTGTACCTCAAGGAAAAATAGCTTACTGGTCTGACTGGCATCTGCTGGGACTTAGTAAAACTCAGTATGGCGACATACACTCCACATCTATGTTTACAATGCTGTTTTTTGCATTTTTACATATCTATTACAACTGGAAACCACTTATAAGCTACATAAAAGATAAAAGTAAAAATATATCGTTTACTAAAAAAGAGCTGTTGATAGCTTTTGGAATAAACATATTTTTTGTACTCGGTACGCTTTATATGTTTGAGCCGATAAAATCACTTATAGACTTTCAAAACGGCATAAAAGACTATTGGGCAAAAGAGTATGGTGAACCACCCTACGGTCATGCCGAAGAGAGCAGACTCAGTTTTATAGCCAAAAGACAAAATATAGATTTAGAACAAGCCAAAAAAAATTTAAGCTCAAAAGGTATCTCATTTCAGGAAGATGATACTCTATTAGACATTGCAAGAAGTAACTCTATAGCACCCAGCGAAGTTTACAAAATAATGCAACCAAAATCAAACAATATGCAAAAACCAGAAGGCATACCTACGAGTTTGGGAAGAAGGACACTCCAAGAACTACATGATATGGGAAAAATAGATTTAACAAATAGTATAAAAATTTTAAAATCCAGAAGTCTGGATGCAAATCCAAACGACAGAATAAAACAGATTGCAGATGAACTTGGACTCAGACCTATAGATGTATATCAATTAATTAAACTAAGGTAA
- a CDS encoding flagellar assembly protein A — protein sequence MAFFGSSDKEKNTTKKIRTTVVKTPNVAKELVSLAESNGVNVNSLDFNILDMQTFTRMNEGKKEGDWEEISNDELYELDDTSTLMNKNFQIKQVYEVEIFTKNPDDDKFKNFNVAIGANPSKCKVYLSIKEGSKLEYFKDFEQELTIFINNKKVRAGILINIFDEMLRGTISKLSSKVKVQESLVYEKNSTMLVAESIEPVPTIDDELILHYEEKKEVSEDDKIDHKKRGYIKNVFKDEVLIEYIKPKKGVDGRNCKGQFIAAEEPQETNIPEFNIDDSIIKKDEKDNIKYLAKENGYISFEDNTYFIKTDLDVDSINFKTTGSIQAGVDSEVNMSVKEVDFDKDAVGAGMEVEVTEIDIEGNIGPHSSVFAKKATIGGQTHKTSKVRADDLEINIHKGEAYGKNIRISRLEHGIVDGDIIDVAQAVGGDIRGKEVHIEICGSYVKATSHKLIEIQRLQGKENIFTIDTLLKKDKRQANEKNEKEISTLEVELRDIDKEIEKYSQTIEKNQNSFNDLKKRLIHYKKNGIKMPESFVEKYKQFLKIENHLKNIKEEHQAKQDKLNLLTTKTASFQDNIMDARIINHDKWTGYNKLVFKLVDPPVEIVYEPKEGEEGKIFGLVENEDGEYLVQAFKEM from the coding sequence ATGGCATTTTTTGGTTCTAGTGACAAAGAAAAAAATACAACAAAAAAGATTCGAACTACAGTAGTTAAAACACCTAATGTAGCTAAGGAACTTGTATCATTAGCTGAGAGTAACGGTGTTAATGTAAATAGTTTGGATTTTAATATACTAGATATGCAAACCTTTACCAGAATGAATGAAGGTAAAAAAGAGGGTGATTGGGAAGAGATATCCAACGATGAACTTTACGAACTCGATGACACAAGCACTCTTATGAATAAAAATTTTCAAATTAAACAAGTTTACGAAGTCGAGATATTTACAAAAAATCCGGATGATGATAAGTTTAAAAATTTTAATGTAGCTATAGGGGCAAATCCAAGTAAATGTAAAGTTTATTTAAGTATCAAAGAAGGTTCAAAACTAGAATACTTTAAGGATTTTGAGCAAGAACTCACTATATTTATAAATAATAAGAAGGTTCGAGCCGGGATTTTAATAAATATTTTTGATGAGATGCTTCGTGGAACTATATCAAAACTCTCCTCAAAGGTAAAAGTTCAAGAAAGTTTAGTATATGAAAAAAACAGTACTATGTTGGTTGCAGAGTCTATTGAACCTGTACCTACCATAGATGACGAACTTATATTGCACTACGAAGAGAAAAAAGAAGTAAGTGAAGATGATAAGATAGACCATAAAAAACGCGGCTATATTAAAAATGTTTTTAAAGATGAAGTCCTAATTGAATACATAAAACCAAAAAAAGGTGTGGACGGTAGAAACTGTAAGGGGCAATTTATAGCAGCAGAAGAGCCACAAGAAACAAATATACCTGAGTTTAATATAGATGATAGCATCATAAAAAAAGATGAAAAAGACAATATTAAATACTTAGCAAAAGAAAACGGTTATATCAGCTTTGAAGATAATACGTATTTTATTAAGACCGATTTAGACGTAGATTCAATAAACTTTAAAACAACGGGTTCAATTCAAGCAGGGGTAGATTCTGAAGTAAATATGAGTGTTAAAGAGGTTGATTTTGACAAAGATGCCGTAGGTGCAGGTATGGAGGTTGAAGTTACCGAAATTGATATAGAAGGTAACATAGGTCCACATTCGAGTGTTTTTGCAAAAAAAGCTACTATAGGCGGACAGACCCATAAAACATCAAAAGTAAGAGCGGATGACTTAGAGATAAATATTCATAAGGGTGAAGCTTACGGGAAAAATATTCGTATATCAAGACTCGAACACGGAATAGTAGATGGAGATATCATTGACGTGGCACAAGCCGTAGGTGGCGATATACGCGGAAAAGAGGTGCATATAGAGATATGTGGTTCATATGTAAAAGCAACATCACATAAGTTGATTGAGATTCAAAGATTACAAGGTAAAGAGAATATTTTTACAATAGACACGTTGTTAAAAAAAGATAAAAGACAAGCCAACGAAAAAAATGAAAAAGAGATCTCTACTTTAGAAGTAGAGTTACGTGACATAGATAAAGAGATTGAAAAATATTCTCAAACAATAGAAAAAAATCAAAACTCGTTTAACGATTTAAAAAAGCGTTTAATCCATTATAAGAAAAACGGTATTAAAATGCCTGAATCATTTGTTGAAAAATACAAACAGTTTTTAAAGATTGAAAACCATCTTAAAAATATCAAAGAAGAACATCAAGCCAAACAAGATAAATTAAATTTATTAACAACAAAAACGGCTTCTTTTCAAGACAATATAATGGATGCCAGAATAATTAACCATGATAAATGGACGGGGTATAATAAACTTGTGTTTAAATTAGTTGACCCGCCTGTCGAAATTGTATATGAACCAAAAGAGGGTGAAGAAGGAAAAATCTTCGGTTTAGTAGAAAATGAAGACGGTGAGTACTTGGTTCAAGCATTTAAAGAGATGTAA
- the murJ gene encoding murein biosynthesis integral membrane protein MurJ → MFKAIFTNSFGILFSRILGFLRDLLTASALGANIYSDIFFVAFKLPNLFRRIFAEGAFTQVFIPAFVRSLHKGVFLVNIFLVFISIILILTLLVNLFPHLATKAIAVGFEAKTIEIASPYVAINFWYLPLIFAVTFLSTMLQYKHHFATTAFSTALLNLSLIGALYFSQNKTNAEIVYYLSYGVVIGGLLQLLVHLVVIKKLGLFPLIIGGIKYLKVKSKKITHETKKFKRQFFPAMWGNSTAQISAFLDTFLASFLVTGSISYLYYANRIFQLPLALFAIATSIALFPKIARYLKNDDEDKAREYMKKAFWFLGTILSLSTIGGFILTHEITWLLFERGAFSADDTKNTTLVLQMYMIGLLPFGLQKLFLLWLYSKELQMKAAKIATISLLTYIVFALSFISPFGVSGLALASTLSGFASFSLTIKAYGVKNFFDILRSKNTIYLIVGIIIFTILLLIFKDFIGAYI, encoded by the coding sequence ATGTTTAAAGCCATATTTACCAACAGTTTTGGGATTTTGTTTTCCAGAATCTTAGGATTTTTAAGAGATTTGTTAACTGCATCTGCACTTGGTGCAAATATCTATAGCGATATATTTTTTGTCGCATTTAAACTACCAAATCTATTTCGCCGTATCTTTGCAGAAGGTGCATTTACCCAAGTGTTTATCCCTGCTTTTGTACGCTCGCTACACAAAGGTGTTTTTTTAGTAAATATATTTTTAGTATTTATCTCAATTATTTTAATTTTAACACTTTTGGTAAACCTGTTTCCACATTTGGCTACAAAAGCTATAGCAGTTGGATTTGAAGCCAAAACTATTGAGATTGCATCACCATATGTTGCCATAAACTTTTGGTATCTGCCTCTTATATTTGCAGTTACTTTTTTAAGTACGATGCTTCAGTATAAACATCACTTTGCAACTACCGCTTTCTCTACGGCTTTACTAAATCTATCGCTTATCGGTGCTTTATATTTCTCACAAAACAAAACTAATGCCGAAATAGTGTACTATCTAAGTTACGGTGTAGTTATAGGTGGACTTTTACAACTTTTAGTGCATCTAGTAGTCATAAAAAAACTTGGGCTTTTTCCTTTGATAATAGGCGGTATAAAGTATCTAAAAGTAAAATCTAAAAAAATTACCCATGAGACTAAAAAATTCAAACGTCAGTTTTTTCCTGCTATGTGGGGTAATTCAACTGCTCAAATCTCAGCCTTTTTAGATACCTTTTTAGCCTCGTTTTTAGTAACGGGATCAATCTCTTACCTTTACTATGCCAACCGTATCTTTCAGCTTCCACTTGCTCTTTTTGCAATAGCAACATCAATTGCCCTATTCCCAAAAATTGCAAGATACCTGAAAAACGATGACGAAGATAAAGCCAGAGAGTATATGAAAAAAGCTTTTTGGTTTTTAGGAACTATACTTAGTTTAAGTACGATTGGCGGATTTATATTAACTCACGAGATTACATGGCTATTGTTTGAGCGTGGTGCATTTAGTGCTGATGATACTAAAAACACTACACTTGTACTGCAAATGTATATGATAGGTCTTTTGCCTTTTGGTCTTCAAAAACTGTTTTTATTATGGCTTTATTCAAAAGAATTACAAATGAAAGCGGCAAAAATCGCAACTATATCACTACTAACATACATAGTATTTGCTCTAAGTTTTATAAGTCCTTTTGGAGTTAGCGGATTAGCCCTTGCATCTACACTAAGCGGTTTTGCAAGTTTTTCTTTAACAATAAAAGCCTACGGAGTTAAAAACTTTTTTGATATACTTCGCTCAAAAAACACTATATACCTTATTGTAGGTATAATTATATTTACTATTTTACTTTTAATTTTCAAGGATTTTATCGGTGCATATATTTGA
- a CDS encoding efflux RND transporter permease subunit, with translation MGKLIEFFIHNKALNYTLLIFLAYLGFNAYVNIPKEMFPNVELEKISVRGAYSGSSATIIDKMAVRDIEDALSNINGIDKAETTIIPGSFIIILTLNEHSNKINVLSKVKDSIVASKQYLPSDMLEPTAKLLDKSKSLIKLSVSSSTLSRGDLTKISQDIRSKIARIKHISDVSIRGDSNEEVSIKINSKAVSAYELKPQSVLEAISNLSYIFPIGDIEQKDNFVFISTVNGKTSTKEWESSILNIEGRYIELGDIAKVQRHYPLTNTISTFNNKETLTLVISKDDTGNSIELSKYIQNYVKKISKNYPGTEFNFYQDSSRPIKDRLNTVISNLMFGLVLVFLSISILINLRLAFIVALGIPFSFIIGLLFIYYMGYSINIVSLLGALIVIGIVVDDAIVVGENIQRHIDEGMDAKEAAITGVKEMMLPVTLATVTTAAAFLPIFLLTGEIALFLVLVPIVVVMILFGSLIESFFFLPLHAEEMLKKSKSFINWEPLQESYNRVLSFHIKYKKTFVVLFLVLIPIFTVFTAKSMKFQFFPNFDGNNLYVSGKLNINTSLEETLKIVKEIEYELMQHSEEFSLKSTSAVSGYRRSLAGETELNDNVFFITMELYDRADTNFINKYLNPILNFSIFTEDVGFNDPEKIRLKQTFELSPRAREIIEKYRAKYNMIELGVMEDKPGLIRSDIQINLSGSNDAQLESSVKKLSLALSKIEGVKNYSDNIRYGKMEYKIKINPYGENLGLSEAAIARILSAYFLEKKQSTTFNNDGVMEIKTEDLYKDDLDTLLNFELTLEDGRFVKLTDIADIVMVRDYEKIDKLNGNIVKTLYANVDKRKITPNEILNQVEPILEDISKQGIDVNLLGEKEKNKNLQEDMKRTVLVAIFLILITLLLIFSKLKYALMVMSVIPLSILGALLGHKLMGMPLTMPSIIGILGLAGVVVNDGIIMLDFLHGTHNSESFFKRAKLRLRPILITSVTTFLGLFTLIFYATGQAVILQPIALSIGFGLLWGTFLNLIYLPTLYAVVNGIKPVKI, from the coding sequence ATGGGAAAGTTAATAGAATTTTTTATCCATAACAAAGCTCTTAACTATACCTTACTTATTTTTTTGGCTTATTTGGGTTTTAATGCTTATGTAAATATCCCTAAAGAGATGTTTCCAAATGTCGAACTTGAAAAAATAAGCGTACGCGGAGCATACAGCGGTTCAAGTGCCACCATTATAGATAAGATGGCAGTTCGTGACATTGAAGATGCACTAAGTAACATAAACGGAATAGATAAAGCAGAAACGACTATTATTCCCGGTTCGTTTATAATTATTTTGACACTAAACGAACATTCAAATAAAATAAATGTACTAAGTAAAGTAAAAGATTCTATTGTAGCTTCTAAACAGTATCTTCCTTCGGATATGTTGGAACCTACTGCAAAGCTATTAGATAAAAGTAAATCGCTTATAAAACTATCGGTCTCATCCTCTACCCTTTCTCGCGGTGATTTAACAAAAATATCACAGGATATTAGAAGTAAAATAGCAAGAATAAAACATATAAGCGACGTCTCAATAAGAGGAGATTCAAACGAAGAAGTCTCTATAAAAATCAACTCTAAAGCAGTATCTGCTTACGAATTAAAACCTCAAAGTGTCTTGGAAGCTATCTCAAATCTTTCTTACATTTTTCCAATAGGTGACATTGAACAAAAAGACAATTTTGTATTTATATCTACGGTAAACGGAAAAACTTCTACCAAAGAGTGGGAAAGCAGTATTTTAAATATCGAAGGACGCTATATTGAGCTAGGCGATATAGCAAAAGTACAAAGGCACTATCCACTTACAAATACAATCTCAACTTTTAACAATAAAGAAACTCTTACACTTGTTATATCAAAAGATGATACGGGTAACTCAATAGAGTTGTCAAAATATATTCAAAACTATGTTAAAAAAATATCCAAAAACTATCCGGGTACAGAGTTTAACTTTTATCAAGACAGCTCAAGACCGATAAAAGACCGTCTAAATACGGTTATATCAAACTTGATGTTTGGTCTTGTACTTGTTTTTTTATCTATATCTATACTTATAAATCTAAGACTTGCTTTTATTGTAGCTTTAGGTATTCCGTTTTCATTTATAATCGGCTTATTGTTTATATATTATATGGGTTATTCCATAAATATAGTCTCGCTTCTTGGTGCACTTATCGTTATAGGTATTGTAGTTGACGATGCCATAGTCGTAGGTGAAAATATACAACGTCATATTGATGAAGGTATGGATGCTAAAGAAGCGGCAATTACAGGGGTAAAAGAGATGATGTTGCCTGTTACTTTGGCGACGGTAACTACCGCAGCAGCTTTCTTACCTATATTTTTATTAACAGGTGAAATTGCTTTATTTTTAGTTTTAGTTCCAATTGTCGTAGTTATGATACTTTTTGGCTCACTTATAGAGAGCTTTTTCTTCTTGCCGCTTCATGCGGAAGAGATGCTTAAAAAAAGTAAATCTTTTATCAACTGGGAACCTCTGCAAGAATCTTATAACAGAGTGCTTTCTTTTCATATAAAATACAAAAAAACTTTTGTCGTACTGTTTTTAGTTTTAATACCTATTTTCACGGTTTTTACCGCCAAATCAATGAAGTTTCAATTTTTTCCAAATTTTGACGGAAACAACCTATATGTATCTGGAAAACTAAATATCAACACCTCACTGGAGGAAACTCTTAAAATAGTAAAAGAGATTGAGTATGAGCTGATGCAACACTCTGAAGAATTTTCACTTAAATCAACATCTGCAGTAAGTGGATATAGGCGAAGTCTAGCAGGCGAAACCGAACTTAACGACAACGTCTTTTTTATAACAATGGAGTTATACGACAGAGCCGATACAAACTTTATAAACAAGTATCTTAATCCTATTTTGAACTTTAGTATTTTCACAGAAGACGTGGGTTTTAACGACCCTGAAAAAATAAGGCTGAAACAGACTTTTGAACTCTCACCAAGAGCTAGAGAGATTATAGAGAAATACAGAGCAAAATATAATATGATTGAACTTGGCGTAATGGAAGACAAACCCGGACTTATTAGAAGCGATATCCAAATAAACCTCTCGGGAAGTAACGATGCACAGTTAGAGAGTTCGGTAAAAAAACTAAGCTTGGCTCTTTCAAAAATCGAAGGTGTTAAAAACTACAGCGATAATATCCGTTACGGAAAAATGGAGTACAAGATAAAAATCAATCCTTACGGTGAAAATCTTGGTCTTAGTGAGGCAGCTATTGCTAGAATATTAAGTGCGTATTTTTTAGAAAAAAAGCAAAGTACTACATTTAATAATGACGGTGTTATGGAGATAAAAACAGAAGATTTATACAAAGACGATTTAGATACTCTTTTAAACTTTGAGTTAACACTTGAGGATGGACGCTTTGTAAAACTGACAGATATAGCAGATATCGTTATGGTTAGAGACTATGAAAAAATCGATAAACTAAACGGAAATATAGTTAAAACACTCTATGCAAACGTAGATAAAAGAAAAATAACGCCTAATGAGATACTAAACCAAGTTGAGCCTATTTTGGAAGATATTTCAAAACAAGGTATTGACGTTAATCTTTTGGGTGAAAAAGAGAAAAATAAAAACCTGCAAGAGGATATGAAAAGAACCGTATTGGTTGCTATATTTTTAATCCTTATAACTTTGCTTCTTATTTTTTCAAAACTAAAATACGCACTAATGGTTATGAGTGTTATTCCACTCTCTATATTAGGAGCACTTTTAGGACATAAACTTATGGGGATGCCGCTAACCATGCCTTCTATCATTGGAATACTCGGTCTTGCGGGTGTAGTTGTAAACGACGGTATAATTATGCTTGATTTTCTACACGGTACGCATAACTCAGAATCATTTTTTAAACGTGCGAAACTTAGACTTCGCCCTATTCTTATTACATCCGTGACAACTTTTTTAGGTCTTTTTACCCTTATATTTTATGCAACGGGTCAAGCAGTTATTTTACAACCGATTGCTTTATCTATAGGTTTTGGTCTTTTATGGGGTACTTTTTTAAACCTTATATACCTTCCGACTCTTTATGCAGTTGTAAACGGTATAAAACCGGTAAAAATATAA
- the cysS gene encoding cysteine--tRNA ligase, which yields MHIFDSVQKTKLEFKPQVEGKVSLYVCGPTVYDDAHLGHAKSALVFDLLSRVLRAEGYEVTYARNITDIDDKIIKKAIDEKKDIKEITDFYTEAFHKEMAEIGVKRPNLEPKATESLEAMYELIQKLIDKGHAYATDEGDVYFNTSSDSEYLSLSKRVQDDEDRQERVESSSLKKNPADFALWKSVKDGSVTFESPFGKGRPGWHLECSAMIEKHLAQNGTDAAIDIHGGGADLLFPHHENEAAQTRCATNHKLANYWMHNGFVNIDGEKMSKSLGNSFFLKDALKVYDGEVLRFYLLSTHYRSNFNFNTQDLESSKKRLDKIYRLKKRLFGLVSSDIQTEFQTKLLDALGDDLNISSALALIDEMISEANETLDTAGKHKNLKKETMANLAFIEEVLGFGVKNPYEYFQFGIDADTKEKIDALIEKRDEAKKAKDFETSDKLRDEILTYGVNIMDTPNGTFWEKI from the coding sequence GTGCATATATTTGATTCAGTACAAAAAACAAAACTAGAGTTTAAACCGCAAGTTGAAGGCAAAGTCAGCCTTTACGTATGTGGACCTACTGTTTATGATGATGCGCACCTTGGTCATGCAAAATCTGCTTTGGTTTTTGATTTGTTATCACGTGTATTAAGAGCTGAAGGCTATGAAGTTACATATGCCAGAAATATCACGGATATAGACGATAAAATAATTAAAAAAGCAATCGATGAAAAAAAAGATATAAAAGAGATAACAGACTTTTACACGGAAGCTTTTCATAAAGAGATGGCTGAAATCGGTGTAAAAAGACCTAACTTGGAGCCAAAGGCTACTGAGAGTTTAGAAGCTATGTACGAACTTATCCAAAAACTCATAGATAAAGGTCATGCCTACGCTACCGATGAGGGTGATGTTTACTTTAACACTTCAAGCGACAGTGAGTATCTTTCACTATCTAAAAGAGTTCAAGACGATGAAGACAGACAAGAGAGAGTTGAGAGTTCAAGTTTGAAAAAAAATCCAGCCGACTTTGCACTATGGAAGAGTGTTAAAGACGGTTCCGTTACATTTGAGAGCCCTTTTGGCAAAGGTCGTCCGGGATGGCATCTAGAATGTTCGGCTATGATAGAAAAACACCTTGCACAAAACGGTACAGATGCAGCGATAGATATTCACGGAGGCGGAGCAGATTTACTTTTTCCGCATCATGAAAACGAAGCGGCACAGACCAGATGTGCGACTAATCATAAACTCGCAAACTATTGGATGCATAACGGTTTTGTAAATATAGACGGTGAAAAGATGAGTAAATCTCTTGGAAATAGCTTTTTTCTCAAAGATGCACTAAAAGTATATGACGGAGAGGTTTTAAGGTTTTATCTTTTAAGTACACATTATAGAAGCAACTTTAACTTTAATACCCAAGATCTTGAATCTTCCAAAAAAAGGCTTGACAAAATATACAGACTGAAAAAACGTCTTTTTGGTTTAGTTTCTTCAGATATACAAACAGAGTTTCAAACAAAACTATTAGATGCATTAGGTGATGATTTAAATATTTCATCAGCACTCGCTTTGATAGATGAGATGATATCAGAAGCTAACGAAACACTAGATACTGCAGGCAAACATAAAAATCTAAAAAAAGAGACTATGGCAAATCTGGCTTTCATTGAAGAAGTCCTTGGTTTTGGCGTTAAAAACCCGTATGAGTATTTTCAGTTTGGTATAGATGCAGATACAAAAGAGAAGATAGATGCATTGATTGAAAAAAGAGACGAAGCAAAAAAAGCAAAAGACTTTGAAACTTCAGATAAATTAAGGGATGAAATCTTAACTTACGGAGTAAATATTATGGATACTCCAAACGGTACTTTTTGGGAAAAAATATAA